In Nitratiruptor sp. YY09-18, a single window of DNA contains:
- a CDS encoding TerB family tellurite resistance protein yields the protein MENMIDTTRLSKAYANILGKMINMDGTVSEREKKKFFNFFEREFQLNQSRINDLFEQALRQDDISDDILIIKEFLAKLPMQKTRLMMYINEIIISDGIQNKEYELFDKIRRDLFDI from the coding sequence ATGGAAAATATGATAGATACAACTAGACTTTCTAAAGCTTATGCAAATATTTTGGGTAAGATGATTAATATGGATGGTACTGTATCTGAACGAGAAAAAAAGAAATTTTTTAATTTTTTTGAAAGAGAATTTCAATTAAATCAAAGTAGAATAAATGATCTATTTGAACAAGCACTTCGACAAGATGATATTAGTGACGATATATTAATCATTAAAGAATTTTTGGCAAAATTACCTATGCAAAAAACAAGGTTGATGATGTATATTAATGAAATAATTATTAGTGATGGCATACAAAATAAAGAGTATGAGCTTTTTGATAAAATCAGAAGAGACCTTTTTGATATATAA
- a CDS encoding integrase core domain-containing protein — protein MNAHNERFNRTSKNNSSITMKSCFFTDLQEFNKKLAKWLIDYNTLIPHYSLNLKSPVQYFLKIIMSAIYIGLIQEIPILSLLC, from the coding sequence ATGAATGCTCATAATGAGAGATTTAATAGAACATCCAAGAACAATTCATCGATTACTATGAAGAGCTGCTTTTTTACAGACTTACAAGAATTCAATAAAAAATTAGCAAAATGGCTCATCGATTACAATACTTTAATCCCCCACTATTCACTTAATCTCAAATCTCCAGTACAATACTTCTTGAAAATCATAATGAGTGCTATATATATTGGACTTATACAAGAGATCCCAATATTGTCATTACTATGTTAA
- a CDS encoding CHAT domain-containing protein, producing MSGANKFLIQGNGYGVVTALKLSGLNFKGTDIVVLLACETGVVDTKSSENVSRLAKAFIQAGAEDVVMSLRKVSDSATQDLMSAFYKELHKRQYYSKTSKDAKLKMISQNKNYSYWTPFKVLGN from the coding sequence TTGAGTGGCGCTAATAAATTTTTGATACAAGGCAATGGCTATGGCGTTGTCACTGCCTTGAAACTATCAGGTCTCAATTTTAAAGGAACAGATATAGTTGTGTTGTTAGCTTGTGAAACTGGAGTAGTCGATACAAAATCATCCGAAAATGTCAGTAGGCTTGCGAAAGCTTTTATTCAAGCAGGTGCCGAAGATGTCGTTATGAGTTTAAGGAAAGTGAGTGACAGTGCTACACAAGATTTAATGAGTGCTTTTTATAAGGAGCTTCACAAAAGACAATATTACTCCAAAACCTCAAAAGATGCCAAACTTAAAATGATCTCTCAAAACAAAAACTACTCCTACTGGACTCCTTTCAAAGTCTTAGGTAACTAG
- a CDS encoding alanine racemase, which produces MGYIKLSKSAFFHNLGLIIKRAGCKDKVAIVLKDNAYGHGLLEIAKLANEYGIKRAVVRNTAEAKEIENLFDYILILADAPQQKVKFHYTINSLEDLKKFPTGSNIELKVDTGMHRNGIVPDELEEAFTLIKKRGLNLKGIFTHFRSADELSSELFWQERIFDEVKRRSLELVKRYGLLQPLFHSCNSAALFRKQKLDDDFARVGIAAYGYLESDEIFDLPPLQSVLSLWAKKLSTRSLQKGQRVGYGGVFEADRDMVVSAYDIGYGDGIFRAQKSIVNGKILGRVSMDSIIVEGEQDEICIFDDAKKVAKEIGTISYEVLVKLSQSLPRIVCE; this is translated from the coding sequence ATGGGTTATATAAAACTATCAAAAAGTGCATTTTTTCATAATTTAGGGCTTATCATCAAAAGAGCGGGCTGTAAAGATAAAGTAGCTATCGTTTTAAAAGACAATGCCTATGGCCATGGGCTTTTGGAGATTGCTAAATTAGCAAATGAATATGGCATTAAAAGAGCAGTAGTGAGGAATACCGCTGAAGCTAAAGAAATAGAAAATCTTTTTGATTACATTCTCATTTTAGCTGATGCTCCACAGCAAAAAGTGAAGTTCCACTATACAATCAATAGCTTAGAAGATCTCAAAAAATTTCCCACTGGCTCCAATATTGAGCTTAAAGTTGATACAGGAATGCATAGAAATGGCATTGTGCCAGATGAATTGGAAGAGGCTTTTACACTTATCAAAAAAAGAGGTCTTAATCTCAAAGGTATTTTTACTCACTTTCGCAGTGCAGATGAGTTAAGTAGCGAGCTTTTTTGGCAAGAAAGAATCTTTGATGAAGTAAAAAGGAGAAGTTTAGAGCTTGTTAAAAGGTATGGACTACTTCAGCCTCTTTTTCACTCTTGCAACTCAGCAGCGCTTTTTCGCAAGCAAAAGTTAGATGATGATTTTGCAAGAGTTGGCATCGCAGCCTATGGGTATTTAGAGAGTGATGAGATTTTTGATCTGCCTCCTTTGCAGTCAGTTCTCTCCCTTTGGGCAAAGAAGCTCTCCACAAGATCATTACAAAAAGGGCAGCGAGTAGGATATGGAGGCGTGTTTGAGGCTGATCGGGATATGGTAGTCTCTGCCTATGATATTGGCTATGGAGATGGGATTTTCCGTGCGCAAAAAAGCATAGTTAATGGAAAGATACTTGGTCGCGTGAGCATGGATAGTATCATTGTAGAGGGCGAGCAGGATGAGATCTGTATTTTTGATGATGCGAAAAAGGTAGCTAAAGAGATAGGTACAATTAGCTATGAAGTGCTTGTAAAACTCAGTCAGAGTCTACCTCGTATAGTTTGTGAGTAG
- a CDS encoding PP0621 family protein: MLFKILLLAVVIGGIYYFFIKKKPLEDKETDIMVECDQCGTFVSSKEAIIKNGKYYCSKKCAGVKT, translated from the coding sequence ATGCTTTTTAAAATACTCCTCCTTGCTGTAGTCATTGGCGGGATATACTATTTCTTTATTAAGAAAAAACCTCTGGAAGATAAAGAGACAGACATTATGGTCGAATGTGATCAATGTGGTACATTTGTAAGTAGCAAAGAAGCAATTATCAAAAATGGCAAATACTACTGCTCAAAAAAATGTGCAGGAGTCAAAACATGA
- the rsmG gene encoding 16S rRNA (guanine(527)-N(7))-methyltransferase RsmG, whose amino-acid sequence MEEKLRTFTQKLLEWNKIHNLTGAKSEQEIQKNIEDSVAILPHIPQNVEKALDIGTGAGFPGLILAIAMPQTHWTLAEPRKKRASFLHYIKTLLDLENVTVADKRVEKIEPFKADLITSRAVTKTKDLLALAHPFIKDDTIIVFYKGQEAPNELEGIENFKMIQHGKRNYVFIKGKDAF is encoded by the coding sequence TTGGAAGAGAAACTTCGCACCTTTACACAAAAACTGCTTGAATGGAACAAAATTCATAATCTCACCGGAGCAAAGAGTGAGCAAGAAATTCAAAAAAATATTGAAGATTCTGTAGCCATTTTGCCACATATCCCTCAAAATGTAGAAAAGGCACTGGATATTGGTACTGGTGCTGGCTTTCCGGGTCTCATTCTTGCCATCGCCATGCCCCAGACCCATTGGACTCTGGCTGAACCTCGTAAAAAACGCGCAAGCTTCTTGCACTATATCAAGACACTTTTAGATCTTGAAAATGTCACAGTAGCAGATAAGAGAGTAGAAAAGATTGAGCCTTTCAAAGCCGACCTCATCACCTCTCGAGCAGTTACCAAAACAAAAGATCTCTTGGCTCTCGCTCATCCATTTATCAAAGATGATACAATTATAGTCTTTTATAAAGGGCAAGAAGCACCAAATGAACTTGAAGGTATTGAAAATTTTAAAATGATACAACATGGCAAACGCAACTACGTATTTATAAAGGGAAAAGATGCTTTTTAA
- the ribA gene encoding GTP cyclohydrolase II translates to MEIKVSEVANLPTKYGDFLIQCFAEGCKEHLVIMSKELPKIPAVRVHSECLTGDTLGSKKCDCGEQLEFALNYIANHGGMVIYLRQEGRNIGLLNKVNAYALQDKGYDTIEANHQLGFSADERTYEIVEFILDFYGIKKIKLLTNNPKKIESIKDVAIVERIPIKVEPNPHNENYLKIKKEKMGHLL, encoded by the coding sequence ATGGAGATAAAGGTTAGTGAAGTAGCCAATCTACCTACAAAATATGGGGATTTTCTCATTCAATGTTTTGCCGAGGGCTGCAAAGAGCATCTTGTCATTATGTCAAAAGAGCTTCCAAAAATTCCAGCTGTCCGCGTACATTCTGAATGCCTCACAGGAGACACTCTAGGCAGTAAGAAGTGCGATTGTGGAGAACAGCTAGAGTTTGCTCTCAATTATATCGCAAACCACGGCGGCATGGTAATATATCTGCGTCAAGAAGGCCGTAATATAGGACTGCTTAACAAAGTTAACGCCTATGCTCTACAAGATAAAGGCTATGATACAATTGAAGCAAATCATCAGCTAGGATTTAGTGCAGATGAGCGCACTTACGAAATAGTTGAATTTATTCTCGATTTTTACGGTATCAAAAAAATTAAACTTCTCACCAACAACCCCAAAAAAATAGAGAGTATCAAAGATGTAGCAATTGTGGAGCGTATCCCTATTAAAGTGGAACCAAATCCTCACAATGAAAACTATCTCAAAATAAAAAAAGAGAAAATGGGACATCTTCTCTAA
- the hemB gene encoding porphobilinogen synthase, with product MFKRFRRLRLNPVLRNLVQETRLDIHDFIYPLFVRSGEGIKNEVASMPGVYQMSIDNILKECEELKALGLKAIILFGIPDTKDSVGSEALCEHGIIARAVRAIKQAHPDMFVVTDLCFCEYTDHGHCGVLDPKLQTVDNDATLTLLAEQAIIHAKAGADMIAPSGMMDGMISAIRAGLDEAGFSHIPIMSYSTKFASAYYGPFRDVAESAPSFGDRRSYQMNPANRREAILESIEDETEGADILMVKPALAYLDIVRDIREASMLPLAVYNVSGEYSMLKMAAKAGVIDYERVMMETLIGFKRAGADIIITYHAKEAAKLL from the coding sequence ATGTTCAAACGCTTTCGTAGACTCAGACTCAATCCCGTCCTTCGAAATCTTGTCCAAGAAACTAGACTTGATATCCATGATTTTATTTATCCGTTATTTGTCAGAAGTGGTGAAGGGATCAAGAACGAAGTAGCTTCAATGCCAGGTGTCTATCAGATGAGTATTGATAATATTCTCAAAGAGTGTGAAGAGCTTAAAGCTTTGGGTCTCAAAGCAATTATTCTTTTTGGGATTCCAGATACCAAAGATAGTGTTGGGAGTGAAGCTCTCTGTGAGCATGGGATTATAGCCAGAGCTGTGCGAGCTATCAAGCAAGCTCATCCTGACATGTTTGTCGTTACCGATCTTTGCTTTTGTGAGTATACCGACCATGGTCATTGTGGAGTACTCGATCCAAAACTCCAAACAGTTGATAATGATGCAACACTGACTCTCCTTGCAGAGCAAGCAATTATTCACGCAAAAGCGGGAGCCGATATGATCGCTCCAAGTGGTATGATGGATGGTATGATTAGTGCGATTCGTGCTGGACTTGATGAGGCTGGATTTAGTCATATTCCTATTATGAGCTATTCGACAAAATTTGCAAGTGCTTACTATGGACCATTCCGTGATGTGGCTGAATCTGCTCCAAGTTTTGGAGATAGACGTAGTTACCAGATGAATCCGGCGAATAGACGAGAGGCAATTTTGGAGAGTATCGAGGATGAGACTGAAGGTGCAGATATCCTCATGGTCAAGCCTGCGCTGGCCTATCTTGATATTGTACGTGATATTCGCGAGGCAAGCATGCTTCCCCTCGCAGTTTATAATGTTAGCGGTGAATACTCTATGCTCAAAATGGCTGCAAAAGCTGGTGTGATTGATTATGAGCGTGTGATGATGGAAACTCTCATCGGATTTAAGCGAGCAGGTGCGGATATAATTATCACTTATCATGCCAAAGAGGCTGCAAAGCTGCTATAA
- the argF gene encoding ornithine carbamoyltransferase: protein MRHFLTLKDYTKDEILEIIDLAIQIKEETKRKEFVPYLEHQTLAMIFEKSSTRTRVSFEVGIYQLGGIGLFLSKNDIQLGRGEPMKDTARVVSRMCDMVMIRTFEQAKLEEFARYSKVPVINGLTNEYHPVQLMADYLTMIEFGKADNPIVAYIGDGNNMAHSWLMLASKLGFTLRIATPKGYEPNEHIFVEALKFAKESGATIELTHDPKEAVKDADVVTTDTWISMGQEEEKEKRIQDFKGFEVTKELMKLAKDDAIFLHCLPAYRGYEVSEDVFEEHAEEIFTEAENRLHAQKGIMVWLDRKRSS from the coding sequence TTGAGGCACTTTTTGACACTCAAAGATTATACAAAAGATGAAATTTTAGAGATTATTGATCTAGCTATTCAAATCAAAGAAGAGACTAAACGCAAAGAGTTTGTGCCGTATCTTGAGCACCAGACTCTAGCAATGATATTTGAAAAGAGCTCCACAAGGACACGAGTAAGCTTTGAAGTTGGAATCTACCAGTTGGGTGGTATAGGACTTTTTTTGAGTAAAAATGATATCCAGCTGGGACGTGGAGAGCCTATGAAAGATACAGCACGTGTGGTGAGCCGCATGTGTGATATGGTGATGATTCGCACCTTTGAACAAGCTAAACTTGAAGAGTTTGCACGCTATAGCAAAGTACCTGTTATTAATGGACTTACTAATGAGTATCATCCTGTGCAACTTATGGCTGATTATCTAACGATGATAGAGTTTGGCAAAGCCGACAATCCGATAGTTGCCTATATAGGTGATGGTAACAATATGGCACATTCATGGCTCATGCTTGCTAGCAAACTAGGATTTACACTGCGAATTGCAACGCCAAAAGGATATGAACCAAATGAGCATATTTTTGTAGAAGCTTTGAAATTTGCTAAGGAGAGTGGAGCGACAATAGAGCTGACTCACGATCCCAAAGAAGCTGTCAAAGATGCTGATGTTGTGACGACTGATACATGGATAAGTATGGGACAAGAGGAAGAAAAAGAGAAGCGAATTCAAGATTTTAAGGGATTTGAAGTTACAAAAGAGCTAATGAAGTTAGCAAAGGATGATGCAATCTTTTTGCATTGTCTGCCTGCATACCGTGGTTATGAGGTAAGTGAAGATGTTTTTGAAGAGCATGCAGAAGAGATATTTACAGAAGCTGAAAACAGACTCCATGCACAAAAAGGTATTATGGTTTGGCTCGATAGAAAAAGGAGTAGCTAA
- a CDS encoding DUF2603 domain-containing protein — MEPIKITGQNLLSHINKMATELGIENPANVTVVRLGDTEDPNKKTLELVQGSWENSAPWFVIGKDDKVYVLSSLESILQLIKSLNDTRYENFNLKLEKAILENLPVDFNDVWVVAMNEIQKRLAESKNKNLLDIDIKKLVKDIKKNHPNLFMRLKDFQFPPMQGE; from the coding sequence GTGGAACCTATCAAAATAACTGGACAGAACTTGCTTTCTCACATTAACAAAATGGCTACAGAACTTGGCATTGAAAATCCAGCTAATGTGACTGTAGTACGTTTAGGAGATACTGAAGACCCTAATAAAAAGACTTTGGAGCTTGTACAAGGCAGTTGGGAAAACAGTGCTCCATGGTTTGTGATAGGTAAAGATGACAAAGTCTATGTACTCTCAAGTCTCGAATCAATTTTGCAACTGATAAAATCGCTCAATGATACTCGTTATGAGAATTTTAATCTCAAACTTGAAAAAGCGATACTAGAAAATCTTCCGGTTGATTTTAATGATGTTTGGGTAGTGGCAATGAATGAGATTCAAAAACGTTTAGCTGAGAGCAAAAACAAAAATCTTCTCGATATTGATATTAAAAAGCTTGTTAAAGATATCAAAAAAAATCACCCAAATCTTTTTATGCGACTCAAAGATTTCCAATTCCCACCTATGCAGGGGGAGTAG
- the hemN gene encoding oxygen-independent coproporphyrinogen III oxidase — protein sequence MIDFEKFVKYSRPGPRYTSYPTAVEFNEDFTYGEYIEKLQNQDSSKPLSLYFHLPFCRSACYFCGCNVVFTSKEDKKERYINYLKRELDILSSYLDTSRSVIQLHFGGGTPTFFSPEQLDVIIKEIKKVFPNWSNEAEVSCEIDPRFLSEEHMQVLAKGGFNRVSFGVQDFNEQVQKAVHRIQSFEITKNAVDLARKYRMQSVNIDLIYGLPYQTLQSFQETLDLTLKLDPDRLAVFNYAHVPWLKKTMRKIDETTLPTPDVKLAILKYTIDFFTTHGYKMIGMDHFAKPEDELFRAIEKGELHRNFQGYTTKGGADLIGIGLTSIGEGEDYYAQNYKEMHLYEEAIDCGKLPFHRGVKLSFDDRVRKAVIMELMANFKLDIPRIEKEFGINFKEYFADALQALKEFEEQDLVKLSDHAIEVSPTGTLLIRNIVMPFDAYMKKHGEGKKVFSKTV from the coding sequence ATGATAGATTTTGAAAAATTTGTAAAATATTCTCGACCAGGCCCTCGTTATACGAGTTATCCAACAGCGGTAGAATTTAATGAGGATTTTACATATGGTGAATATATAGAGAAACTGCAAAATCAAGATAGCTCCAAACCTCTCTCACTCTATTTTCACCTTCCGTTTTGCCGCAGTGCGTGCTACTTTTGTGGATGTAACGTAGTCTTTACATCAAAAGAGGATAAAAAAGAGCGCTACATAAACTATCTCAAACGTGAGCTTGACATTCTTTCAAGCTATCTCGATACTTCTCGCAGTGTAATTCAGCTCCACTTTGGTGGAGGTACTCCTACATTTTTCTCACCTGAACAGCTTGATGTTATTATAAAAGAGATTAAGAAGGTTTTCCCAAACTGGAGCAATGAAGCAGAGGTAAGCTGTGAGATAGATCCAAGATTTTTGAGCGAAGAACATATGCAGGTGTTAGCCAAGGGAGGTTTTAACAGGGTAAGTTTTGGTGTGCAAGATTTCAATGAACAGGTACAAAAAGCCGTCCATCGAATTCAAAGTTTTGAAATCACCAAAAATGCCGTAGATCTTGCACGAAAATATAGAATGCAAAGTGTCAATATCGATCTTATCTATGGCTTGCCTTATCAGACGTTGCAAAGTTTTCAAGAGACTCTTGACCTTACACTCAAACTCGATCCTGATCGTCTTGCAGTCTTCAACTATGCCCATGTACCATGGCTTAAAAAGACAATGCGCAAAATTGATGAGACTACTCTCCCAACACCTGATGTAAAATTGGCCATTTTAAAATATACTATTGACTTTTTTACAACACATGGCTATAAAATGATAGGGATGGATCATTTTGCAAAACCTGAAGATGAGCTTTTTCGTGCCATTGAGAAAGGAGAACTTCACCGAAATTTCCAAGGATATACTACCAAAGGTGGTGCAGACTTAATAGGTATAGGACTCACGAGTATTGGTGAGGGAGAAGATTACTATGCCCAAAACTATAAAGAGATGCACCTTTATGAAGAGGCAATAGATTGCGGAAAGCTCCCCTTTCACAGAGGTGTGAAACTTTCATTTGATGATAGAGTACGAAAAGCTGTCATTATGGAGCTTATGGCTAACTTCAAGCTCGATATTCCAAGGATAGAAAAGGAGTTTGGCATCAACTTCAAAGAGTACTTTGCAGATGCTTTGCAAGCACTTAAAGAGTTTGAAGAGCAGGACCTTGTAAAGCTGAGTGATCATGCAATTGAGGTAAGTCCTACGGGAACTCTTCTCATTCGCAATATCGTCATGCCTTTTGATGCGTATATGAAAAAGCATGGTGAAGGTAAAAAGGTATTTAGCAAAACGGTATGA